In the genome of Dioscorea cayenensis subsp. rotundata cultivar TDr96_F1 unplaced genomic scaffold, TDr96_F1_v2_PseudoChromosome.rev07_lg8_w22 25.fasta BLBR01000931.1, whole genome shotgun sequence, the window AAGTAGCAACAGAGACAAGCATCAGCTCTCCGCGTAGGATCCACTCGTCTCACCTCTACTTCATCTGAAGCAGTGTTGCGGAAGGGGAGACCTTGATGCTCTTTCTCTTGCCTCTCGTTGTTGCTTTCGATGCGAGCTGAAGGGTCTGTTAGTCCTTGCTTTCGACCCTGTGGTATTGCTCCCTGGTTTTGTGTGGATTGAGGTGATATAGTTCATGAGGATGATGAGGCTCCTGCAAACAGCCTGGTTGCTCTAACAACTTATGTCCTGGTGAGGCTTTTTGTGCTCGTTTGTTAGTTCTTTGAATCTAACAATGTTTGTTTTTGGAGTACCAGTCTAGGACTGAGTGTTGTTGTGTGTGTTGTAGACTTGCATTTTTGcttattcattttgtttggaTGGCGTTTGTTGGATTCTGAAATACTGGTTTTTGTGAATTTCAATAGTTTTAGGGGTTTCCACTTTGTCTTGAGAAAGTTGTAAATgtatcttcttttatttatgtatctatttatttattttcgtcAGAGTGTGAAGTTGTATCGTGTGTGtgaaattagaaataaatgtttaaaactGTGTTCTTGAttagagttttatttagtttttgctAAGTCTTCACTAGTCTCGACCCTTTTTGCATTGTTGTTTGAGTTTGAGGCTAGAATTATATCAAAGGAAACTTAGATGAAGCCCAATATGGAGCATTAGTGACTGCTATTCACAGATCTTCTTCTTTGTTGCTTCTTGGTCTTCGCTGCTTGGAGTTGTTACTTGGGGTTGTTCTGTTGGTTTGCTCCTTGTAAGCAGGATTAAGAAAGTGGGTCATGAGCGTGAGAATGATGAAGTCCTCTCAAACAGCCTCGTCTCTCTCTTTAACTTGAAATCTACAATCCTTACTCAAAATTGATCAAAAATTACTGAACCTCGCGGAGAAGGAGCATTTGAGTTCAATGTTTCAATCTTGGGCTTTAATATGGTGTGGCTAAATTTTCGACTTGTCCCTGAGAATTTTAAAGTGCTGTAAATGGAAGCCTCTGTGAAAACCTCTTCCTTCTTCTATCGCTATTATAAGCATCTGTCTTGACATGAAATTATGAATTTTCTGCCACCTAAAGTCAGCGATTTATCTGATGGGATTATACGCCGATAGTGCAACCTTTTAAGTTAGTGTGTATAGTGGTGCTAGCGTTTGCCCTAATGACTGTTACTCTTTTAGTGAAAAGTTCTCTGATTTTTGctgaaatcaaaatcaaaatgctgctcatactttttattgtcaattttcaatttattttatttacaactTGCATTAACTTAATCACAGTCCACTTGTGGAAGACTCTGCTTAAATGTTACTTGACAAGTTTCTCTCACATTATCTGATACTCATTAGGTAAAAGTGCAAACATGGATTGATAATAGAGAAGACAGTGAGTTTGTTGGTGTTGGTGCTAGATTTGGCACTCCATTGGAATCTCAAGAAAGGCATGCCAATCGAACCCGTCTTTTAATAGCAGATCCTCCTGATCTCTGCAGTCCACCTAGGAAAAAGGTGCTTCTCTATTCCCCTTTCTTGGTCATCAATGATATTCCAATGTGGTGCAAgttctttcttttgatattttacCCATTTTTCAGCTTTCTGGAGAAGTCCTATTGGTACACCGGGGTAAATGCAAATTTACATCAAAAGCAAAAGTTGCAGAGGCTGCTGGTGCTTCTGCTATCCTTATCATAAATAACTGTAGAGGTATGTGTTTCCTGCTTGAAATTCATCGCCTTTAGAATCCCAAAATCTTCAGTATTGgataaaaatttgtaattttgaagTCTAGGCTACTGTATCTTTAATTCATGCTGATATGGTTGAACTAGCTTTAAGTGtctctagttttatttttatgttgtgCAGAGCTATACAAAATGGTCTGTGATCGCAATGAGACAGATCTCAATATAAATATACCTGCTGTTATGCTCCCTCAAGATGCTGGTGCGAGCCTGGAGAGTACTATCAAAAATGGTGTTGCAGGTGAGTTGTTTGTGTTCTTCTTGCCAAGGGCACCTAGATTATTTTGCAGAAAAAGCCATTTCCTTCAAATATCTGTCACATCAAACTTGAAGTATGccatcctttatttttttaatagatattttGCCACAGAAGCATATTGTTTCTAGCTTTATATGGTACTCATATGCCAAGTCAATTTGTATGTGGAAGTCCACTTGGAGCAACTATTGCATGAGCTTCCTTACTAGATTCAAGCTATGTACCTTGTTCCACCAATGTCAAAAAGATTGCTTCAGAATGCTGACTAATGTCCTACCATTGTTTTCTCCTGATACGGCTGTATATCCTTTAGTTGCAGTGCAGTTATACTCTCCAGACCGTCCTCTTGTGGATACAGCAGAGGTGTTTCTATGGTTAATGGCAGTCTGTACTATATTGTGTGCTTCTTATTGGTCAGCATGGAGTGCTAGAGAAGCATCTACCGAACATGAGAAGCTGTTAAAGGTGTTGATTTATTGAGAAGGATATTTCGTAGGCCTTATAGCATTCTGATTGGAAGAATGCCCTTTCGTATCTCACAGATGAAATAATTCTCAGGATGCTCCAGAAGAGTTGCTAAAGATGGAAACCAGTGGCAGTGGTGTTGTGGACATTAACACCGCGTCTGCACTTCTATTTGTTGTGATTGCATCATGCTTCCTGATCTTACTTTACAAACGCATGTCCTCGTGGTTTGTGGAGCTTTTGGTGATTCTATTTTGCATTGGAGGAGTGGAGGTGCGTCATAtcacctttgtttttctttgactGCATCGTTCTTCTGTTCATTATAATAACAATACCTAGTTATTTACATTCTAAATTGGTTAAAACAGAGTGCATACTGTTTTTTGGCACTGCAATCTGCTGTCAGTCTCACCGAGGAATATTTCCTTTCTGCAGTCATTAAAATGAGAAAAGTAGTGTTGAGCTACAATTTTGATCTGGCAAAAGATGTCTTGAAACACCATTTGACTCAAAAGATAGGTGTTACATATCTGGTATCTATATATCCCAGTAGATGGCATGGCAATCTTGGTGTATTATTCGTGTGACAAATATCACTCTTTGAGTAGATTTGTCTTAAGTTCTTTTTTTATGCTCTGGCCCAGTCACCACTTGCTTGCAtagctttcttcttcttatctttgGTCAGTCtgaatttgatttctttttgaagCACAAACTCTAATGTCAAGGTCACATGGTATAAGTGATGTTTTTCAAAGGGCAAAGACTCAAGAGAATTTAGTATTTTCAGATAAGAGGCCTGGATGTGCAAAAGTTCAATTTCTCACTTCATGTTTCCAAGATCAGTTTGTTTCCTTAACATGCAATGTTGATGATCTATATTATTCTATCACTCAAATAACTGCTTATTCTTCATTCTTCCTTCAGGGCCTGCAAACTTGCTTGGTGGTTTTGTTGTCAAGGTATGCTAATTGTCTCTAATTCTTCTTCAAGCATGGATTTCTTTTAGTCTAGTTTGTTTCCAGAGGGAGACATGAAATCAACTAGCTGTAAATTAAGAGCCTGACATCcattattgaaatatttaaaaaaaatcaaggttcCTTATGTTTGGTTTccttattgtatttctttgtcaagcattcttttctttgccaTAGCTAACAGGTGGTCAattattgtgatattttattaatcatgTTAATGTTCCCAGGTGGTTTAAACGCGCTGGAGAATCATTTATTAAAGTGCCCTTCTTTGGAGATGTCTCGTACCTTACTCTCGCTGTTTCTCCTTTCTGCATAGCATTTGCTGTCATTTGGGCTGTTTATCGCCGAATATCATTTGCCTGGATAGGCCAAGATATATTGGTAAGAGGATGTGTTTGTGCTTTTTGCAGTGTTACACAAGTATCATGGTATGTTAGTGTGTTGAGCATCCTTTTCCGATGCAGCAGTACCTAGCGAACACTTAAGATAGATTTCACTTGAGGTGTGTAGCACTGAGGACTTCAAATAATGGCCACTTGGTAGTGAAATGAGTCACTGCGCATTTCCATGGGTGCCAATCGTAGTGGACCTTAATTTAAACTGATTAATCCTTGCATTTGGATTGCACCCGTGAGAGACAGTTCAATATGTGAGTCACTAATTTGCAGAAAGTTTTGATGATCCCAAGTTCctattcttattttctttttgtgaaataactTCAAATCTAAATGTTTGCCTGCTGGTTTGATTTTGTATGTTCTCTCATTTGGTATCCTTCTATTTATAATCTGCCTTTTGAACTTTTTGAACCAGGGTATTGCATTGATTATTACAGTCCTCCAGATTGTTCATGTACCAAATCTCAAGGTAATATGCTATTTCTTTTCAGTTCATTAGTCACAAAACTGATAGCAGCAGTTATTGATGTAATATTCATGATGCAGGATTATACAATCACACATAAGGTTTTTAGGCTATCACACTCAGATGGTCGAAGTAATCAACTTTAAAAAAGAAGGCAATCACACCCTCAACAATAGcataaagatgatgaaaaacTGTATTCTTCATTAACTGATTTCTTGGAAAAGATTTATCTTACTCCTATAGAGATCCCAGGATACTTGGCACAATCCAGCcgttaaaaaatttgaaattatcaaACTACCCCCAACACTTAAATTCATAAAAGCACAATTTGACTCTTAGGCAATTTTTAAACCTAAACCATACCAAATAATAGTGTTGTACCATAATTTGACGATCTCTTTAGCTCAAAACAGTTTACTTTAACCAGTTAACAAGGAAGATACTTatcaaaattatcaattattGAAAAATTGTGTAAAAATACATGTCCAATACAGCCATGGCCTTTTCTCCCATCTTGCCAAGAACTAGTGATGTTTCTATGATTAAAGAACCAAATCTGGCACATTGTCATGTTGAAAGTTTGTGCACTAATAGtaaattgcttgctcaaatctAGGAGAATGTTCATGAAATCTTTTAATAAGTTGGATGCAGCTTTAGTAGTATCGACATGCATGCTATTACCTTGGTTTCATTtacaagctttttttttttactggaAATCTGCAATGGTTTTCGTTTCTGCCGTACTTTGAATCTTGAGCCGCTTTGCTCTTTAGAAGGCTACCTTGGTTTTAACCTCATTGATTCCTTGTAGatgtaatataatttaatatccTTCTCACAACACATCAAGTGGTAGTATTCTCTTTCTCAGAATGATACATATCTCAATCATATAGCCAAGGATGACCTGGTAGTATATGTTACACTCATGGCAAAAAATCACTCGTTAGAGTAGGATTATAATGTTAGTTGTTATATAGTCAATTTTTGTCTCGCCACTTGTTATATTTTTACCCTAATTAATTACAGAACAACAATGATATCTTTTGGTTGATTACACAAGCCCACCCTTTCCCTTTTTGGTGGGGCGGTGGTTTGTGAAACATCATGTCCATTGTATTTCCATGGCTGTTCTTTGCATTTCCAGATCTATCAATGAATTCCAAGCTTCTTTTCTGtaattgttgtttgttttatatcaAATTGTTCTATACTTTGTGATTGTGGCTAAAGCAAGGTAACATTAGATAGTAAATGAGtgatgatatttttaccgaatagatttacCGAATAATtttcccgaatgacgtggatacccaacttgtcatccacgtaatttttttttttatataaacttcaaatttgaaccttaaaaatttttaaatacttaaaatttttaaaaaattataaaactatatctaaaatcataacccaaatactacaaaatctataccctaaaaatctaaaaatttaaaccctaaataataaatactaaaccctaaatcctaagctctaaaaccctaaaccctaaatcctatgccctaaaccctaaacaagaaatcacaaaccccctgcaggggtttgtgatttccagtttagggtttagggagttttcggtttatcatttacatatttatcttttacgattaaatgtttaaatttaggatttagataataaaaagaaattaaatttttcttaaaaaaaaaaagataaagaaagaatgacatgaatgctgacatggatgccaacttgacatccacatcattcgggaaatctattcggtaaaaatatcattactcataGTAAATACTACTGGTTTTGGTAATGTTTATGATTTGCCAGTATTTGATCAAAGCATTGTTATCATGCAGGCAATAAGCAAAGAAAATTATGTTGCTTCTACACATTGTTATCTTCATTTTTAGTAACCTTATTAAGTTGCCAATTATAACATAAGCCAGAAAATAAAGCCATATGCAAAGTTGTGATAGCCTGCAAAATGAATAATATGGGATCTTTGTCTTCATAAGGATgaatataactaattaaaacTTCAAAATTCCTTGGTGATGAGGAGATGTGTTATGCTTAGTGAATCATTTGGTGTAATTTTACATGTGCTAACTTCTTGAATTTTATCAGGTGGGTACTGTGCTTCTTAGTTGTGCCTTCCTGTATGATCATCTTCTGGGTTTTTCTTTCAGGTGGTTCCATGAAAGTGTGATGATTGTGGTAAgtttcattttgaaatttgcTTACAGGATGATGACTTTCCTCGATAACCAACAGTATATAAAGAGAAAAGTGCTGTTGTTCTCTCTGCATAGGTTGCTCGAGTGATAAAAACTGGAGAGGATGTGCCTATGCTACTAAAAATCCCTCGAATGTTTGATCCATGGGGCGGTTACAGTATCATTGGTTTTGGAGACATCCTACTACCAGGCCTGTTGGTTGCCTTCTCTTTGAGGTTCAAACTCTATCTACTTCCTGTGAAGATTTCCCCATTTCCCTACTGCAtgttttatttcataatataaGCCTGTGCTTTATGTTCAATATCTCTGTTGTATGGATTATTCTTGCTGTGCATGAACTGAAAAGAGTTTAATCACTCAAATGGGATTTTTTTAGAAGATGAACTTCAACTAGTATTTGAAATATAGAATTGATTAATGGCTATTAGATAAGTAGACGTGCTAGCTCTATAGAGTTCCAGGTAAGCTTTTTTGTCAATTTAAGCCTGCATCTGTACTGTCACAAACTATTACAAATCCCCTGTCACGTGTTCTGACCGTTTATTTTTGATCATATTatcctctctctttttcttctttttctttcaatgcTCAAGGAAATCTCTGAAGTGAACATGATCCcttcattttataatatatatatatatatatatatatatatattgccaatTTGCATTAAATAGGCGTTTAGCACAATACTCTTGTTTCTTatatctaaatcctaaaccctaaaataaTCACTTTTATATGAAACTCTGTCTtcttcataattatatataacccCTGAAATCATTTTCCATGTGCAGATAAGTCCCCAAGTTAACAATATTTGAAGAATTTTCTGTGAATATTTGATATAGTTTGGACTCTTTTTCTGAAATTATTTACATGATTTAAGGAATGACATTTTTGTCCGCATGTGCAAAATGCAGATTTGGGATATGAAATTCTTAGGAATGTATTGAAACCTTAAaaacctttgtttttcttctcttccacAGCATGTGAGAAGAAAAAGCGATAaaagtttttattctttttattttatttttcctctctcAAGCTTATGTCGGCTAGCATTTCTGGTCATTTCACATCTTTGAGTTAAAGCTAGCCCCTGATTGACCATGGCTCAAAGGGCCTAACTAACTGCAGGGATGCATTTGAAATAAAGGTGATTTAAGGGAGTTATACGCAATTATAAAAAAGACATTATAGTTTCTCACAAAAATGGTAGATTTCAGTGAGTTATATGCAAAAAGCCTCActccaatttttttcatggaacTTATTTTCGTCATGTCATGATGCAATTTCGGGAGTCTAATAACCAGGCTCTTAGTATAAGAGATTCTTAATTTCCATCCTTTTGTTATTCTAGTGGTTTTTTGAGTAGGTCTCATTCCATTCTTAAATGTaagatacacacacacacacatatatatatatatatatatattatatacatacattgcATTGTTCTTTGGTATCCTTTAAATGCAATGGTTGGCCCCAATTGCAGTGGCATAGATACTATGCAGCTTTTTGTTTCCGCAGATATGATTTTTTGGCAAAGAAAAAACTTCGAAATGGCTACTTCTTATGGTCGATGACCGCCTATGGTGCTGGTAAGTGAACTTTAGCATTGGTTCTATAAAACAGCAtctattaaaaatacaaaataagagaACACAAGAAGCCTTATTGTCGTATCTGCTAAATTTTGGTCTGGCACTATGAATCACTGCAGGCTTGCTCGGCACATATCTTGCCTTGACTTTGATGGATGGACATGGCCAGCCAGCCCTTCTTTACATTGTACCAATCATGCTAGGTATGTCACAACacattttcattaaataataaatagttcaAACTTAACAAGCATGACTTCCATGATTGGT includes:
- the LOC120255295 gene encoding signal peptide peptidase-like 4, coding for MVCDRNETDLNINIPAVMLPQDAGASLESTIKNGVAVAVQLYSPDRPLVDTAEVFLWLMAVCTILCASYWSAWSAREASTEHEKLLKDAPEELLKMETSGSGVVDINTASALLFVVIASCFLILLYKRMSSWFVELLVILFCIGGVEGLQTCLVVLLSRWFKRAGESFIKVPFFGDVSYLTLAVSPFCIAFAVIWAVYRRISFAWIGQDILGIALIITVLQIVHVPNLKVGTVLLSCAFLYDHLLGFSFRWFHESVMIVVARVIKTGEDVPMLLKIPRMFDPWGGYSIIGFGDILLPGLLVAFSLRYDFLAKKKLRNGYFLWSMTAYGAGLLGTYLALTLMDGHGQPALLYIVPIMLGTLLMIGKRRGELKNLWTRGEPERACPHIQSTE